Proteins encoded together in one Venturia canescens isolate UGA chromosome 10, ASM1945775v1, whole genome shotgun sequence window:
- the LOC122416821 gene encoding uncharacterized protein isoform X1 — protein MKKVNLLKSSDAQSKNTGNRVEIADAHSTNLYESPGPAAQVEDMRENQNRVDSTVVADSTVDDSPFRQNAFHSKSEIFAIPPEKCSSNSQNNEIKIHCGALWSFHKSSYNNLTNESSEEKNCIDNFELDMNDESVIMNRVNHNDNILESILNGDMGILEDDRSIFESSSTSPRMIVNEIEENSKNEDIVDCLVDFRLPSIDSPPNDSLYSSVRSVDPRLTRKIPSIDDNPTIMSDLDNLDIFVSPGGSSTSGKRDSLLNGAKNELVSKRTSLDTKDDSTVTKAMSTLENDDSFNRSRREIFQHSFMDINESTVETGKNIFHNEEKHDSLNIDDYKKNTETRNDSSVEPLYFSESNIPAIEKIEQTTKDPIISISIYENSRCQNQISNLTKLSNVSSTTAYYEYLLLAKKTNILDTKDQPIVPSPVMIQVPQVSSPENVSAMKKIQAGQQICNNHEFPMPQQPTSGRSLGVANNRVSNEDSPPMKRRKEEPSDFRS, from the exons atgaaaaaagtcaatTTGCTTAAAAGTAGTGACGCACAATCGAAAAACACGGGAAATCGAGTGGAAATCGCTGATGCTCACAGTACGAATTTATATGAAAGTCCCGGGCCGGCCGCTCAAGTTGAGGACATGAGGGAAAATCAAAACCGCGTCGATTCGACGGTTGTCGCCGATTCGACTGTGGATGATTCCCCATTTCGACAAAATGCTTTTCACAGCAAATCGGAAATCTTCGCCATTCCACCGGAAAAATGTTCTTCGAACTCTCAGAACAATGAGATTAAAATTCATTGCGGGGCTTTATGGTCTTTTCACAAATCTTCATATAATAATTTAACGAACGAATCTTCGGAAGAGAAGAATTGCATCGATAATTTCGAGCTCGACATGAACGATGAGTCGGTAATTATGAATCGGGTGAATCATAACGATAATATACTCGAAAGTATATTGAACGGTGACATGGGTATTCTCGAAGACGATCGATCGATATTCGAAAGTTCCTCGACCAGTCCCAGAATGATCGTCAacgaaatcgaagaaaattctAAAAACGAAGATATCGTCGATTGCCTCGTCGATTTTCGTTTACCCAGCATCGATTCACCGCCCAATGATTCCCTTTATTCGAGCGTACGAAGCGTCGATCCACGCTTAACACGAAAAATTCCAAGTATCGATGATAATCCCACGATTATGAGCGACCTCGATAACTTGGATATTTTCGTTTCTCCCGGTGGTTCTTCGACATCGGGAAAGCGAGATTCCCTTTTGAATGGAGCAAAGAACGAGCTCGTCTCTAAAAGAACGAGTCTTGATACGAAAGACGATAGCACCGTGACGAAAGCGATGAGTACTCTCGAGAATGACGACTCTTTCAACAGATCGAGACGTGAAATATTCCAACATTCATTCATGGACATCAATGAAAGTACTgtagaaacgggaaaaaatatttttcacaatgAGGAAAAGCACGATTCGTTGAATATcgatgattataaaaaaaacaccgAGACGAGAAATGATTCGAGTGTCGAACCCTTATACTTTTCCGAAAGTAACATTCCTGCTATCGAAAAAATAGAACAAACCACGAAAGATCCCATCATTTCCATTTCAATATACGAGAATTCCCGATGCCAAAACCAAATTTCCAATTTGACGAAACTCTCCAACGTCTCTTCTACAACTGCCTATTACGAGTATCTCCTGCTggcaaaaaaaacgaacattcTCGACACGAAAGATCAACCGATTGTTCCATCGCCAGTCATGATCCAAGTTCCTCAAGTTTCCAGTCCCGAAAACGTATCCgcaatgaagaaaattcaagCTGGACAGCAGATTTGCAACAATCACGAATTTCCTATGCCACAACAACCAACTTCCGGAAGATCCCTCGGAGTTGCCAACAATCGGGTCAGCAATGAAGACTCACCACCGATGAAGAGGCGAAAAGAG GAACCAAGCGATTTCAGGAGCTGA
- the wcy gene encoding WW domain-containing adapter protein with coiled-coil isoform X2 gives MVMHARKPQRISDGYFEKHQAHPYQNAKYNSSKGGYSSAAASADTRYEGRMRDSPNGNSYSPAGGLGMGMGAERDSPRNYTAKPLYKKERENRDYKLSSSRDKYSDCARSPKDKRSRESRDSEHRTNHDRSGTEQILHPIKLSSNSSRDSSSQRKPAHNSCQQDKRGDERGGGGGGGGGAMERTARFGDWSEHMSSSGKKYYYNCKTEVSQWERPREWIVRVDSRQRQSNDYSSSRSSHDKHSNSRSNSSSNAREGGKSSRQTSSDKREYWGSCSGSSGGSSREEISAREREREKDRVDRERERERESCREEIGVERQAQDMDISPGDSTPTSETQTSSAHDPLPQGPVLLATALPRLTSHPPTTPQTPGKLSSPTQQQPVNSSAGPGPPVSLASLPRLISQITGSKEQTDITPQKALQTIQTAIYLSRQSSTSSERNSSGSGDIMAPLKVDTSGNATNEGPPTPTHSETQDCVDARKLTSPVGGSTGVQGVSSLQGLSSLGSLGSLGNGGGLQALSRVQPPLTPSLTPSLANHYREDLTQHVRAFPADILEKQAQKLSEEAHTMGSLQCTRVSAELKTARSIVRLTEIQATLQEQRILFLRQQIQTLEELKSQNSFMSDDS, from the exons ATGGTAATGCATGCGAGGAAACCACAAAGGATCAGCGATGG GTACTTCGAAAAGCATCAGGCCCATCCCTATCAG AACGCGAAATACAACAGTTCTAAGGGTGGCTATTCCTCGGCAGCCGCGTCAGCGGACACTCGGTACGAGGGCCGGATGCGAGATTCGCCTAATGGCAACTCCTACAGTCCGGCAGGAGGTTTGGGAATGGGCATGGGAGCGGAGAGAGATAGCCCCCGCAATTATACAGCTAAACCACTGTacaagaaggagagagaaaacagaGACTACAAGTTATCCTCCTCTAGGGACAAGTATTCCG ATTGTGCACGATCTCCAAAGGACAAGAGAAGCCGTGAGAGCAGGGATTCAGAGCACAGGACCAATCATGATAGGAGCGGGACAGAG CAGATATTGCATCCCATAAAATTATCATCGAATTCGTCGAGGGATTCGTCTTCGCAGAGAAAACCAGCACACAATTCCTGTCAGCAG GACAAGCGAGGCGATGAGCGAGGCGGTGGTGGAGGCGGGGGCGGCGGTGCCATGGAAAGGACAGCAAGGTTCGGCGACTGGTCGGAACACATGAGCTCGTCGGGCAAGAAGTATTACTACAACTGCAAGACCGAGGTCTCACAGTGGGAGAGACCACGCGAGTGGATAGTTAGGGTGGACAGTAGACAACGTCAATCAAACGACTATTCCTCTTCCAGGTCAA gtCATGATAAACATTCCAACTCGCGATCGAATAGCAGTAGCAATGCTCGCGAAGGTGGCAAATCGTCGCGTCAAACCTCGTCGGACAAGCGAGAGTATTGGGGCTCGTGCAGCGGTAGCAGCGGTGGTAGTAGCAGGGAGGAGATCTCAGCTCGTGAAAGAGAGCGGGAGAAAGATCGTGTAGAcagggaacgagagagagaaagagaatccTGCAGAGAAGAAATTGGGGTCGAGCGTCAGGCACAGGACATGGATATTTCACCGGGTGACTCGACCCCTACCTCTGAAACTCAAACGTCGAGTGCTCATGATCCACTGCCACAAGGACCCGTCCTCCTTGCTACGG CGTTACCTCGTCTCACATCACATCCACCAACGACACCGCAAACACCCGGAAAATTGAGCTCTCCGACGCAACAACAACCCGTAAACAGTAGCGCTGGCCCAGGACCTCCGGTCTCTCTCGCCAGTTTACCCAGACTTATATCTCAAATTACCGGTAGCAAAGAGCAAACCGATATAACGCCACAGAAGGCGCTTCAAACGATACAAACGGCGATTTATCTATCGCGACAA TCAAGTACTAGCAGTGAGCGAAACAGCAGCGGCAGTGGTGACATTATGGCTCCGCTCAAGGTCGACACGAGCGGTAACGCGACAAACGAGGGCCCACCAACTCCAACGCACTCAGAGACTCAGGATTGCGTAGACGCCCGGAAAC TAACAAGTCCAGTGGGAGGGAGTACTGGTGTCCAAGGTGTTAGTTCGTTGCAAGGATTGAGTAGTTTGGGATCGTTGGGTAGTCTTGGAAACGGGGGTGGTCTCCAGGCACTTTCGAGAGTTCAACCGCCTCTTACACCTTCCCTCACACCTTCCCTCGCCAATCATTATCGTGAAGATTTGACGCAACACGTGCGAGCTTTTCCTGCGGATATCCTGGAGAAGCAA GCTCAGAAGCTCAGCGAAGAGGCACACACAATGGGCAGTTTACAGTGTACGCGAGTATCCGCTGAACTCAAGACTGCACGGTCGATCGTGAGGCTGACCGAAATTCAAGCGACGCTACAGGAACAGAG GATATTATTTCTCCGTCAGCAGATACAAACGCTGGAGGAGCTGAAATCCCAAAATTCCTTCATGTCAGATGATTCTTAG
- the wcy gene encoding WW domain-containing adapter protein with coiled-coil isoform X1 — MVMHARKPQRISDGYFEKHQAHPYQNAKYNSSKGGYSSAAASADTRYEGRMRDSPNGNSYSPAGGLGMGMGAERDSPRNYTAKPLYKKERENRDYKLSSSRDKYSDCARSPKDKRSRESRDSEHRTNHDRSGTEQILHPIKLSSNSSRDSSSQRKPAHNSCQQDKRGDERGGGGGGGGGAMERTARFGDWSEHMSSSGKKYYYNCKTEVSQWERPREWIVRVDSRQRQSNDYSSSRSSHDKHSNSRSNSSSNAREGGKSSRQTSSDKREYWGSCSGSSGGSSREEISAREREREKDRVDRERERERESCREEIGVERQAQDMDISPGDSTPTSETQTSSAHDPLPQGPVLLATALPRLTSHPPTTPQTPGKLSSPTQQQPVNSSAGPGPPVSLASLPRLISQITGSKEQTDITPQKALQTIQTAIYLSRQQSSTSSERNSSGSGDIMAPLKVDTSGNATNEGPPTPTHSETQDCVDARKLTSPVGGSTGVQGVSSLQGLSSLGSLGSLGNGGGLQALSRVQPPLTPSLTPSLANHYREDLTQHVRAFPADILEKQAQKLSEEAHTMGSLQCTRVSAELKTARSIVRLTEIQATLQEQRILFLRQQIQTLEELKSQNSFMSDDS, encoded by the exons ATGGTAATGCATGCGAGGAAACCACAAAGGATCAGCGATGG GTACTTCGAAAAGCATCAGGCCCATCCCTATCAG AACGCGAAATACAACAGTTCTAAGGGTGGCTATTCCTCGGCAGCCGCGTCAGCGGACACTCGGTACGAGGGCCGGATGCGAGATTCGCCTAATGGCAACTCCTACAGTCCGGCAGGAGGTTTGGGAATGGGCATGGGAGCGGAGAGAGATAGCCCCCGCAATTATACAGCTAAACCACTGTacaagaaggagagagaaaacagaGACTACAAGTTATCCTCCTCTAGGGACAAGTATTCCG ATTGTGCACGATCTCCAAAGGACAAGAGAAGCCGTGAGAGCAGGGATTCAGAGCACAGGACCAATCATGATAGGAGCGGGACAGAG CAGATATTGCATCCCATAAAATTATCATCGAATTCGTCGAGGGATTCGTCTTCGCAGAGAAAACCAGCACACAATTCCTGTCAGCAG GACAAGCGAGGCGATGAGCGAGGCGGTGGTGGAGGCGGGGGCGGCGGTGCCATGGAAAGGACAGCAAGGTTCGGCGACTGGTCGGAACACATGAGCTCGTCGGGCAAGAAGTATTACTACAACTGCAAGACCGAGGTCTCACAGTGGGAGAGACCACGCGAGTGGATAGTTAGGGTGGACAGTAGACAACGTCAATCAAACGACTATTCCTCTTCCAGGTCAA gtCATGATAAACATTCCAACTCGCGATCGAATAGCAGTAGCAATGCTCGCGAAGGTGGCAAATCGTCGCGTCAAACCTCGTCGGACAAGCGAGAGTATTGGGGCTCGTGCAGCGGTAGCAGCGGTGGTAGTAGCAGGGAGGAGATCTCAGCTCGTGAAAGAGAGCGGGAGAAAGATCGTGTAGAcagggaacgagagagagaaagagaatccTGCAGAGAAGAAATTGGGGTCGAGCGTCAGGCACAGGACATGGATATTTCACCGGGTGACTCGACCCCTACCTCTGAAACTCAAACGTCGAGTGCTCATGATCCACTGCCACAAGGACCCGTCCTCCTTGCTACGG CGTTACCTCGTCTCACATCACATCCACCAACGACACCGCAAACACCCGGAAAATTGAGCTCTCCGACGCAACAACAACCCGTAAACAGTAGCGCTGGCCCAGGACCTCCGGTCTCTCTCGCCAGTTTACCCAGACTTATATCTCAAATTACCGGTAGCAAAGAGCAAACCGATATAACGCCACAGAAGGCGCTTCAAACGATACAAACGGCGATTTATCTATCGCGACAA CAGTCAAGTACTAGCAGTGAGCGAAACAGCAGCGGCAGTGGTGACATTATGGCTCCGCTCAAGGTCGACACGAGCGGTAACGCGACAAACGAGGGCCCACCAACTCCAACGCACTCAGAGACTCAGGATTGCGTAGACGCCCGGAAAC TAACAAGTCCAGTGGGAGGGAGTACTGGTGTCCAAGGTGTTAGTTCGTTGCAAGGATTGAGTAGTTTGGGATCGTTGGGTAGTCTTGGAAACGGGGGTGGTCTCCAGGCACTTTCGAGAGTTCAACCGCCTCTTACACCTTCCCTCACACCTTCCCTCGCCAATCATTATCGTGAAGATTTGACGCAACACGTGCGAGCTTTTCCTGCGGATATCCTGGAGAAGCAA GCTCAGAAGCTCAGCGAAGAGGCACACACAATGGGCAGTTTACAGTGTACGCGAGTATCCGCTGAACTCAAGACTGCACGGTCGATCGTGAGGCTGACCGAAATTCAAGCGACGCTACAGGAACAGAG GATATTATTTCTCCGTCAGCAGATACAAACGCTGGAGGAGCTGAAATCCCAAAATTCCTTCATGTCAGATGATTCTTAG
- the wcy gene encoding WW domain-containing adapter protein with coiled-coil isoform X3 — protein MVMHARKPQRISDGYFEKHQAHPYQNAKYNSSKGGYSSAAASADTRYEGRMRDSPNGNSYSPAGGLGMGMGAERDSPRNYTAKPLYKKERENRDYKLSSSRDKYSDCARSPKDKRSRESRDSEHRTNHDRSGTEILHPIKLSSNSSRDSSSQRKPAHNSCQQDKRGDERGGGGGGGGGAMERTARFGDWSEHMSSSGKKYYYNCKTEVSQWERPREWIVRVDSRQRQSNDYSSSRSSHDKHSNSRSNSSSNAREGGKSSRQTSSDKREYWGSCSGSSGGSSREEISAREREREKDRVDRERERERESCREEIGVERQAQDMDISPGDSTPTSETQTSSAHDPLPQGPVLLATALPRLTSHPPTTPQTPGKLSSPTQQQPVNSSAGPGPPVSLASLPRLISQITGSKEQTDITPQKALQTIQTAIYLSRQQSSTSSERNSSGSGDIMAPLKVDTSGNATNEGPPTPTHSETQDCVDARKLTSPVGGSTGVQGVSSLQGLSSLGSLGSLGNGGGLQALSRVQPPLTPSLTPSLANHYREDLTQHVRAFPADILEKQAQKLSEEAHTMGSLQCTRVSAELKTARSIVRLTEIQATLQEQRILFLRQQIQTLEELKSQNSFMSDDS, from the exons ATGGTAATGCATGCGAGGAAACCACAAAGGATCAGCGATGG GTACTTCGAAAAGCATCAGGCCCATCCCTATCAG AACGCGAAATACAACAGTTCTAAGGGTGGCTATTCCTCGGCAGCCGCGTCAGCGGACACTCGGTACGAGGGCCGGATGCGAGATTCGCCTAATGGCAACTCCTACAGTCCGGCAGGAGGTTTGGGAATGGGCATGGGAGCGGAGAGAGATAGCCCCCGCAATTATACAGCTAAACCACTGTacaagaaggagagagaaaacagaGACTACAAGTTATCCTCCTCTAGGGACAAGTATTCCG ATTGTGCACGATCTCCAAAGGACAAGAGAAGCCGTGAGAGCAGGGATTCAGAGCACAGGACCAATCATGATAGGAGCGGGACAGAG ATATTGCATCCCATAAAATTATCATCGAATTCGTCGAGGGATTCGTCTTCGCAGAGAAAACCAGCACACAATTCCTGTCAGCAG GACAAGCGAGGCGATGAGCGAGGCGGTGGTGGAGGCGGGGGCGGCGGTGCCATGGAAAGGACAGCAAGGTTCGGCGACTGGTCGGAACACATGAGCTCGTCGGGCAAGAAGTATTACTACAACTGCAAGACCGAGGTCTCACAGTGGGAGAGACCACGCGAGTGGATAGTTAGGGTGGACAGTAGACAACGTCAATCAAACGACTATTCCTCTTCCAGGTCAA gtCATGATAAACATTCCAACTCGCGATCGAATAGCAGTAGCAATGCTCGCGAAGGTGGCAAATCGTCGCGTCAAACCTCGTCGGACAAGCGAGAGTATTGGGGCTCGTGCAGCGGTAGCAGCGGTGGTAGTAGCAGGGAGGAGATCTCAGCTCGTGAAAGAGAGCGGGAGAAAGATCGTGTAGAcagggaacgagagagagaaagagaatccTGCAGAGAAGAAATTGGGGTCGAGCGTCAGGCACAGGACATGGATATTTCACCGGGTGACTCGACCCCTACCTCTGAAACTCAAACGTCGAGTGCTCATGATCCACTGCCACAAGGACCCGTCCTCCTTGCTACGG CGTTACCTCGTCTCACATCACATCCACCAACGACACCGCAAACACCCGGAAAATTGAGCTCTCCGACGCAACAACAACCCGTAAACAGTAGCGCTGGCCCAGGACCTCCGGTCTCTCTCGCCAGTTTACCCAGACTTATATCTCAAATTACCGGTAGCAAAGAGCAAACCGATATAACGCCACAGAAGGCGCTTCAAACGATACAAACGGCGATTTATCTATCGCGACAA CAGTCAAGTACTAGCAGTGAGCGAAACAGCAGCGGCAGTGGTGACATTATGGCTCCGCTCAAGGTCGACACGAGCGGTAACGCGACAAACGAGGGCCCACCAACTCCAACGCACTCAGAGACTCAGGATTGCGTAGACGCCCGGAAAC TAACAAGTCCAGTGGGAGGGAGTACTGGTGTCCAAGGTGTTAGTTCGTTGCAAGGATTGAGTAGTTTGGGATCGTTGGGTAGTCTTGGAAACGGGGGTGGTCTCCAGGCACTTTCGAGAGTTCAACCGCCTCTTACACCTTCCCTCACACCTTCCCTCGCCAATCATTATCGTGAAGATTTGACGCAACACGTGCGAGCTTTTCCTGCGGATATCCTGGAGAAGCAA GCTCAGAAGCTCAGCGAAGAGGCACACACAATGGGCAGTTTACAGTGTACGCGAGTATCCGCTGAACTCAAGACTGCACGGTCGATCGTGAGGCTGACCGAAATTCAAGCGACGCTACAGGAACAGAG GATATTATTTCTCCGTCAGCAGATACAAACGCTGGAGGAGCTGAAATCCCAAAATTCCTTCATGTCAGATGATTCTTAG
- the wcy gene encoding WW domain-containing adapter protein with coiled-coil isoform X4 — translation MVMHARKPQRISDGYFEKHQAHPYQNAKYNSSKGGYSSAAASADTRYEGRMRDSPNGNSYSPAGGLGMGMGAERDSPRNYTAKPLYKKERENRDYKLSSSRDKYSDCARSPKDKRSRESRDSEHRTNHDRSGTEILHPIKLSSNSSRDSSSQRKPAHNSCQQDKRGDERGGGGGGGGGAMERTARFGDWSEHMSSSGKKYYYNCKTEVSQWERPREWIVRVDSRQRQSNDYSSSRSSHDKHSNSRSNSSSNAREGGKSSRQTSSDKREYWGSCSGSSGGSSREEISAREREREKDRVDRERERERESCREEIGVERQAQDMDISPGDSTPTSETQTSSAHDPLPQGPVLLATALPRLTSHPPTTPQTPGKLSSPTQQQPVNSSAGPGPPVSLASLPRLISQITGSKEQTDITPQKALQTIQTAIYLSRQSSTSSERNSSGSGDIMAPLKVDTSGNATNEGPPTPTHSETQDCVDARKLTSPVGGSTGVQGVSSLQGLSSLGSLGSLGNGGGLQALSRVQPPLTPSLTPSLANHYREDLTQHVRAFPADILEKQAQKLSEEAHTMGSLQCTRVSAELKTARSIVRLTEIQATLQEQRILFLRQQIQTLEELKSQNSFMSDDS, via the exons ATGGTAATGCATGCGAGGAAACCACAAAGGATCAGCGATGG GTACTTCGAAAAGCATCAGGCCCATCCCTATCAG AACGCGAAATACAACAGTTCTAAGGGTGGCTATTCCTCGGCAGCCGCGTCAGCGGACACTCGGTACGAGGGCCGGATGCGAGATTCGCCTAATGGCAACTCCTACAGTCCGGCAGGAGGTTTGGGAATGGGCATGGGAGCGGAGAGAGATAGCCCCCGCAATTATACAGCTAAACCACTGTacaagaaggagagagaaaacagaGACTACAAGTTATCCTCCTCTAGGGACAAGTATTCCG ATTGTGCACGATCTCCAAAGGACAAGAGAAGCCGTGAGAGCAGGGATTCAGAGCACAGGACCAATCATGATAGGAGCGGGACAGAG ATATTGCATCCCATAAAATTATCATCGAATTCGTCGAGGGATTCGTCTTCGCAGAGAAAACCAGCACACAATTCCTGTCAGCAG GACAAGCGAGGCGATGAGCGAGGCGGTGGTGGAGGCGGGGGCGGCGGTGCCATGGAAAGGACAGCAAGGTTCGGCGACTGGTCGGAACACATGAGCTCGTCGGGCAAGAAGTATTACTACAACTGCAAGACCGAGGTCTCACAGTGGGAGAGACCACGCGAGTGGATAGTTAGGGTGGACAGTAGACAACGTCAATCAAACGACTATTCCTCTTCCAGGTCAA gtCATGATAAACATTCCAACTCGCGATCGAATAGCAGTAGCAATGCTCGCGAAGGTGGCAAATCGTCGCGTCAAACCTCGTCGGACAAGCGAGAGTATTGGGGCTCGTGCAGCGGTAGCAGCGGTGGTAGTAGCAGGGAGGAGATCTCAGCTCGTGAAAGAGAGCGGGAGAAAGATCGTGTAGAcagggaacgagagagagaaagagaatccTGCAGAGAAGAAATTGGGGTCGAGCGTCAGGCACAGGACATGGATATTTCACCGGGTGACTCGACCCCTACCTCTGAAACTCAAACGTCGAGTGCTCATGATCCACTGCCACAAGGACCCGTCCTCCTTGCTACGG CGTTACCTCGTCTCACATCACATCCACCAACGACACCGCAAACACCCGGAAAATTGAGCTCTCCGACGCAACAACAACCCGTAAACAGTAGCGCTGGCCCAGGACCTCCGGTCTCTCTCGCCAGTTTACCCAGACTTATATCTCAAATTACCGGTAGCAAAGAGCAAACCGATATAACGCCACAGAAGGCGCTTCAAACGATACAAACGGCGATTTATCTATCGCGACAA TCAAGTACTAGCAGTGAGCGAAACAGCAGCGGCAGTGGTGACATTATGGCTCCGCTCAAGGTCGACACGAGCGGTAACGCGACAAACGAGGGCCCACCAACTCCAACGCACTCAGAGACTCAGGATTGCGTAGACGCCCGGAAAC TAACAAGTCCAGTGGGAGGGAGTACTGGTGTCCAAGGTGTTAGTTCGTTGCAAGGATTGAGTAGTTTGGGATCGTTGGGTAGTCTTGGAAACGGGGGTGGTCTCCAGGCACTTTCGAGAGTTCAACCGCCTCTTACACCTTCCCTCACACCTTCCCTCGCCAATCATTATCGTGAAGATTTGACGCAACACGTGCGAGCTTTTCCTGCGGATATCCTGGAGAAGCAA GCTCAGAAGCTCAGCGAAGAGGCACACACAATGGGCAGTTTACAGTGTACGCGAGTATCCGCTGAACTCAAGACTGCACGGTCGATCGTGAGGCTGACCGAAATTCAAGCGACGCTACAGGAACAGAG GATATTATTTCTCCGTCAGCAGATACAAACGCTGGAGGAGCTGAAATCCCAAAATTCCTTCATGTCAGATGATTCTTAG